In Rhodococcus rhodochrous, a single genomic region encodes these proteins:
- a CDS encoding DedA family protein has translation MNFAHTLSQSPTDELDGLAGLSLQLMEMLGAPGAGLAVAAENLFPPIPSEVILPLAGFAASRGEISLVSAVMWTTLGSLVGALLLYLAGRAFGRRRMYAVVERLPLVNTSDLRRGEEWFARHGEKSVLLGRMVPLVRSVISVPAGVEAMPVGRFVVLTVLGSALWNSIFVLAGYLLGENWGVVEPYADVLQKLVIVAVVAAVAVFVVRRVRSIRAR, from the coding sequence ATGAACTTCGCACACACCCTCTCGCAGTCCCCCACCGATGAACTCGACGGCCTCGCAGGCCTATCGCTGCAGCTGATGGAGATGCTCGGAGCACCCGGCGCCGGTCTCGCGGTCGCCGCGGAGAACCTCTTCCCGCCGATCCCGAGCGAGGTGATCCTGCCCCTCGCCGGCTTCGCGGCCTCGCGCGGGGAGATCTCCCTCGTCTCGGCCGTCATGTGGACCACCCTCGGCTCCCTCGTCGGCGCACTGCTGCTCTACCTCGCCGGACGCGCCTTCGGCCGTCGGCGGATGTATGCCGTGGTCGAGCGACTCCCACTGGTGAACACCTCCGATCTCCGGCGCGGCGAAGAATGGTTCGCCCGGCACGGTGAGAAATCGGTGCTCCTCGGCCGGATGGTGCCGCTCGTGCGGAGCGTGATCTCGGTTCCCGCCGGGGTGGAGGCCATGCCCGTCGGCCGTTTCGTCGTCCTGACCGTCCTGGGCAGCGCGCTGTGGAACTCGATCTTCGTGCTCGCCGGCTACCTTCTCGGGGAGAACTGGGGAGTCGTCGAACCGTATGCCGATGTGCTGCAGAAACTCGTGATCGTCGCGGTGGTCGCAGCAGTGGCGGTGTTCGTCGTCCGCCGTGTCCGATCGATTCGCGCCCGTTAG